The DNA window GCTACTGCAGAATGCACCACAGACCGTGTATTGTGGATTCGACCCCACGGCCGACAGCCTGCACATTGGGAACTTGCTCGCTATAATCGGGCTCTTGCACTTCCGAAACGCCGGGCACAATGTAATTGCGCTCATCGGCGGGGCCACTGCTCAAATCGGGGATCCCAGCGGGAAAACGACCGAACGAGAAAAGCTGTCCAATGATGTCGTGGAGGACAACACGAAAGGCATCAGAGAGAACCTGCAGCGAATTTTTACCAACCATGAACTGTACTACTCCAACAGTGACAGTGGGCTAGGAACCTTTACCGTGCTGAATAACGCTAGCTGGTACCGCGGGTGGAACGTCGTGAATTTTTTGTCCGAAGTTGGCCGACATTTCCGGATGGGCACGCTGTTGAGTAGACATAGCGTTCAGACCCGACTGAAGAGCGCAGAGGGCATGAGTTTGACAGAATTCTCCTACCAGCTTTTTCAAGCCTATGACTTCTACCACCTGAACCAGTGCCACGACTGTAGGATACAGCTCGGCGGAACTGACCAGCTCGGCAACCTGATGTCCGGCCACGATTACATTCACAAGTAATGTTATAGTTATCTGATAAGTTGTATGGCATATTCTGTGGGGTGCTACGACCATTGGGCGAAGTATTTAACTGGAAttgtttctttaaattaaaatatccaGTTGTGTCGGcctaaatggattgtatgtgatattttattagcatctgataaatgcagaaatgcattaaGGCAAGTAAGTGATTTAGTTTCCTATAGACTGCTTGTCGGGGAAGTACATAGGCTATACTTGATAGACATCTTGTCATAGAAAGTTACTGTATCAACCCCCTGCAGATAATTCGAGCATTGCCCATCTTTGGGTAGAAGTTCTGGTTTCTTATTGTCTATGCTATGAATGTGGTCTTTTTGGCAAGGGTGGTTTGCTGCCTACATCTACACTGTTTTAGTTGCATATTAGACCACAGTAAGAATATACAGGGATGCAGATGCTGTCTTCATGAGTCTTTgtggttttgtcaaaaaaaaaaaggtgtacaAGTAAATGTTTTATCTTGTTAAAATACTCAAGAGCACACCAGCTCTTGTGCTAAATAGTCTAGAATTGGTTTTGAATGGTGCACTAACAAACAGTTGTGGTTTCATGCatcttttcatgttttctggTTTGTCAGGGTAACTGGGCGGGAAGTTTACGGCCTCACTGTTCCGCTGGTGACCAGCAGCACCGGGGACAAGCTGGGAAAGACTGGCGGTAACGCAGTGTGGCTCAGCCGGGACAGAACCTCGCCCTTTGAACTCTACCAGTACTTCCTACGGCAGCCGGACTCTGCTGTAGAAAAGTAGGTGTACTCTTGCGctgtaaaaactgtttttgtttttttttgtggcacattttgtgtttgaatgGTGCTGCCATAGCGCTGCACATGCCGCATGAGAACTGCTCACGCCATTGCTCGAAACCACCACCTCACTCAATTTATGGCcattattgttcattttggaTAGCCTATATGTGGGAAAGCACAAGTTCTACATCGTTTGGTGTGCTAATTATGCTAATCATGTTCTGAATCTCGCAGTGTATCACTTTGTGATTTATGTTCATGCTATTATGACTGGCTGATTATGCTATATGAGGCTTACCCCTGAGACAGTGAGCCCAGAATCAGG is part of the Anguilla anguilla isolate fAngAng1 chromosome 7, fAngAng1.pri, whole genome shotgun sequence genome and encodes:
- the yars2 gene encoding tyrosine--tRNA ligase, mitochondrial, which encodes MAAPMIAKGWRWAWRHRGFILSKKTRCFCLRSEFISTTSIRSGLLSSFNKRGIIKDAFPDSAAQVELPRLLQNAPQTVYCGFDPTADSLHIGNLLAIIGLLHFRNAGHNVIALIGGATAQIGDPSGKTTEREKLSNDVVEDNTKGIRENLQRIFTNHELYYSNSDSGLGTFTVLNNASWYRGWNVVNFLSEVGRHFRMGTLLSRHSVQTRLKSAEGMSLTEFSYQLFQAYDFYHLNQCHDCRIQLGGTDQLGNLMSGHDYIHKVTGREVYGLTVPLVTSSTGDKLGKTGGNAVWLSRDRTSPFELYQYFLRQPDSAVEKYLKLFTFLSLAEVDQVIDLQRQDPGKRPAQKRLAAEVTKLVHGKEGLESAKRCTSALFHSSLQALQQMSDSELQELFREAPFCELLLEPGTTVLEACRRVEAVPHGARGYRMVTEGGVWINHSRADNPDQVLIPGQHILANGLTLLRVGKKNFYIIRWLNL